Sequence from the Saccopteryx bilineata isolate mSacBil1 chromosome 6, mSacBil1_pri_phased_curated, whole genome shotgun sequence genome:
CTTGCTGTTCCCGTTTCACTGAGGTTATTTAACTTGAGTCcattttcttctctataaaatggggttaataCTCACTGGGCCAGTCTGTCATGCAGATTAAAGGAGACTTTTTGCTGGGGCTTAGCACCAAGCAAGAATTTACTTGGTAACACTCTTTGGTGGCCAGAGCTGGAGGGACCCTCAGGAGGGGCTTGCCCAGGCCTCCAGGGGACAGAGGGTGAATACCTGTTCCTGTTGCACCACAGAAGGGATTAGTCCCTTCCCCAAACTGTGGGGCCTCTGTCTGCCACTGTAATCCCCTCCTAGTCCATCAGCCATGCTGACATTTGATCCTGGCCCATGGGGAAGGAGCCCTGCTGGCTTAACCCTGCCTGGTATAATTTGGAGGCGGGGCTAGGGGGGGGATTAGAACTCTGAGAAAGTCACATGAGGCTAGGCTATACCTGCTACTACAGCAGTGCACCTAGTGTCTCAGATTTTCCTGGTTCCTGCACCTGTGGGGCGTGCCCAGGGTGAATGGCTCTTTCGTGTGAACGGGGGGGCCCACATCATGGTAAGTGGGACTCCTACCCCTGGCTCCCAGCTTTGAGGAACAAGAGTACCTTGCTTGGGGcatggggagaaaaagaagggcGAATTTGAAAGCCATGGGCTTTTTAAGGGGGGTTGGCTTCCTCTAAGAACCGTATGTCTACGTATCAGGGGAGAAACAAAAAGTGTCAAAGGCCTCGGCCAGTGAGCAAGGGCAAAGCAGGGGATATCTGGTATGCTAGCCTCATGGCAAGACACACCATCACTCTGCCTGTCCCTCTTGGAGAAAAGGACAAGACCTCTGCCCCGCACTGCTCTCCAACAGGTGCTGGGCACCCTCCTCTGCTGCAGAGGCCAAGTCCTGAGCCTGGGTGCCTAATGGTAACACCAACGGCAAGGTTGTCCATGCAGAGCATTTACTACCCAACACCTGTGGCCCCCCTGCACCTGCCACCTGGGATGCCAGAGTCCCCAAGCTGCCAGCGGCGCCACACACTCCCTGCCAGTGAGTTTCGCTGCCTTACCCCTCAGGACGCCACTGGTGTGTTTGAGATTGAGCGTGAAGGTGAGCCACCCACACAGGACCCGGTCCTGCAGTGCTGCAGCTGCCCTGCGGGGAGAAGCACCTTGCATCTCCTGTCCTTGTCGCTGGGACCTTAGAATATCagactgtttctgtgtgtgtttagCCTTGAATCCCCTGCTTTCCTGTAGGGGGGCTGGGGGATGGGAATGCGGTGTGgttaccactgagcaaccacctcTGCCTCCTGCTGCAGCCTTCATCTCCGTCTCGGGCATGTGCCCCCTTTATCTTAACGAGATCCAGCACTTCCTGACCCTGTGTCCAGAGCTATCCCTGGGCTGGTTCCAGGAGGGCCGCCTCGTGGCTTTCATCATTGGCTCGCTTTGGGACAAGGCAAGACTAACTCAGGTGAGGGCACAGCTAGGCTGTAATGGACAGCTCCCAGAAGGTCTCTGCAaaacagccccccacccctggccctggctccttaTACAGCCAGCCGGACGAGGGGAGGGGCCCAGAATGGGTTTCTTCCTCCAAACCAGACATGATCCCAGGCCACAGGTTCTCTTCTGGAGCAAGAGGTCTTGGCTTTTTGGGGTCAAAAGCCCTCATGAAGGCTTTGCCATGAGGTTGGGGTATCAACCCAATTTGGGGCCCTCCTTGGGGGGAGGGAGCCCTGACTGGAGGCATTCAGGAGGCACCTACTCatgtgcgggggtgggggtgatgtGGGAGACAGGTGTCCGCAGGGGTGACTTGGACTCATGCCTCTCACTTGCCCTCAGGAGTCACTAGTGCTGCACAGGCCCGGGGGCCACATGGTTCACCTGCACGTGCTAGCTGTGCACCGCACCTTCCGGCAGCAGGGCAAGGGCTCTGTCCTGCTGTGGCGGTACCTGGACCACCTGGGTGGCCGGCTGGATGTGCACCAGGCCGTGCTCATGTGTGAGGATGCTCTGGTGCCTTTCTACGAGAAGTTTGGCTTCTACCCTGTGGGCCCATGTGCGGTCACTGTGGGCTCACTGGCCTTCACGGAGCTCCATTGCTCCCTGCAGCACCACACCTCCATGAGGAGGTGCAGCTGCTGAGCTGGCTGCCCGAGGCCGGGCGGGAGACCTGGAAAGACAGGCTGTGGGCTCCTCTCCAGCCCAGCCTCTCCCAGCTGGCTTCCCCCAGTTTGGCTGGGCTGGGCCTGAAAGGAGGCTATGAGTCCCAAGCAGGGTGGAGGGGTGAAATAAACAGAACAGGGTCAGTTCTCCCAGTTGATGAGTCCTGCAGTCTGTCCTCATGAGACCCTTCAAATCTCCTGTACTCCAAACTGTGCCTGAGACGGGGGTGGCAACTGGGAGAGTGGGAGGTGTCCTGCAGCCTGCCTCAGATCCCTTCGTGTTACAGGAACCAATGGGTGGCTCCCCAGGGAGGCATGAAGGCTCAGTACCAGGGCCCTGCTCTTGTCTTCCCAGGCCCAAGGATATCCCTTCTTCAATCTCAGCCCTGAGATGAACTGGGCGGGGAGAGTAGCTGGGAGCAGAAAAGTGCAGGCTGCCTCTCCTTCCAGCTAGCCCAGGTCCTCTACCCACAGTAATAAAGTAGCTGTGCCCATCACATCCTGGGTGGCTCTGGTGCATGGGGCAAAGGGTTGGGTAAGGCACAGGTACAGTGAATGGAGTTGTCCATTGTGGCCCGCCCCCTGGCCCTGCCGACCCTCTCATGGCCCTTACAAGCAGGtggggctagagcaggggtcgggaacctttttggctgagagagccatgaacgccacatattttaaaatgtaattccattgacagccatacaacggcctatgtacgttatgcattatctaataaaaatttggtgttgacctggaggacagttgtgattggctccagccacccgcaaccatgaacatgagcggtaggaaatgaatggattgtaatacatgagaatgttttatatttttaacattattaattttttattaaagatttgtctgcaagccagatgcagccatcaaaagagccacatctggcccacgagccataggttcccgacccctgggatagatgCCAGAGGTCTAAGAATTTAAGTCCAACCCCTCAAGGGACCCCCCTAAAGCTCTCCATGTGATCCCAACGTGGTTTCTGTTCCAGTCATAGTCCCACAAGTTTTTCACTGTCCCTTTCAGCCAAGCCCATGTCCCCGAGTCCTCCCCCCACCATTTTGGCTCTAGCTTTCAGTCTCCCTGAGGCCTCAGGTCAGAAGATGTTGCCTAAAGAATATTGTTTAATACATTTGAAATATCATCCATACAAAGTTAgcgttccttttaaaaattagaaccaTATTATAAACCAGTAAAAAACAGGTGTGACTGTGTCTTGGGTAACCCCTGGGAATGGGTCCTCAGGGTGGCCAGCCCCCACTCGAGCCCCAGCGTGGACAGGAGTAAGGCAGAGGGTGACAGGCTGACTGTTGTCAGAGCCACCCCAGGAGGCAGAACAGCGACTGGGTCGGGAGCAGAGGAAGGCAGGGGTTACAGCCT
This genomic interval carries:
- the AANAT gene encoding serotonin N-acetyltransferase isoform X2, whose translation is MALSCERGGPHHGAGHPPLLQRPSPEPGCLMVTPTARLSMQSIYYPTPVAPLHLPPGMPESPSCQRRHTLPATFISVSGMCPLYLNEIQHFLTLCPELSLGWFQEGRLVAFIIGSLWDKARLTQESLVLHRPGGHMVHLHVLAVHRTFRQQGKGSVLLWRYLDHLGGRLDVHQAVLMCEDALVPFYEKFGFYPVGPCAVTVGSLAFTELHCSLQHHTSMRRCSC
- the AANAT gene encoding serotonin N-acetyltransferase isoform X1, which encodes MALSCERGGPHHGAGHPPLLQRPSPEPGCLMVTPTARLSMQSIYYPTPVAPLHLPPGMPESPSCQRRHTLPASEFRCLTPQDATGVFEIEREAFISVSGMCPLYLNEIQHFLTLCPELSLGWFQEGRLVAFIIGSLWDKARLTQESLVLHRPGGHMVHLHVLAVHRTFRQQGKGSVLLWRYLDHLGGRLDVHQAVLMCEDALVPFYEKFGFYPVGPCAVTVGSLAFTELHCSLQHHTSMRRCSC